The Amycolatopsis sp. 195334CR genome window below encodes:
- a CDS encoding HAD family hydrolase, with the protein MTTGDEAKARELLANAKALLLDFDGPICSVFAGLPAPAVAEQLRVVLADGGHTDLPESVATTGDPFDVFRYAATLGDDEARYVEAAFTALEVEAIATAEPTPGAHDLIHAWHETDRPLAIVSNNSVTAIRSYMALYDVESIIELVAARSDHRVELLKPNPYLVQQALTFLSESPGQTIMLGDSRTDVEAARAAGAVPVGYTNKSAKERCLTQAGSAANTSSIASLLTCLPNH; encoded by the coding sequence GTGACCACCGGCGACGAAGCCAAAGCCCGCGAACTCCTAGCCAACGCCAAGGCCCTGCTCCTGGACTTCGACGGGCCCATCTGCTCCGTCTTCGCGGGCCTGCCCGCCCCGGCCGTCGCCGAACAACTGCGCGTGGTCTTGGCCGATGGCGGTCACACCGATCTGCCGGAATCCGTCGCCACCACCGGCGACCCCTTCGACGTCTTCCGCTACGCCGCCACCCTTGGCGACGACGAAGCCCGCTACGTCGAAGCCGCCTTCACCGCCCTCGAAGTCGAAGCCATCGCCACCGCCGAACCCACCCCAGGCGCCCACGACCTCATCCACGCCTGGCACGAGACCGATCGCCCACTGGCCATCGTCAGCAACAACAGTGTCACAGCGATTCGCTCATACATGGCACTCTACGACGTAGAGTCGATCATCGAACTCGTCGCCGCTCGCTCCGACCACAGGGTCGAACTGCTTAAGCCGAACCCTTACCTAGTTCAGCAGGCACTGACTTTCCTCAGCGAATCTCCAGGTCAGACCATCATGCTCGGGGACTCGAGAACGGATGTAGAGGCTGCAAGAGCTGCAGGCGCGGTACCCGTCGGCTACACGAACAAGTCAGCCAAGGAGCGCTGCCTTACCCAAGCGGGCTCGGCAGCCAACACATCAAGCATCGCGAGTCTGCTGACTTGTCTTCCGAACCACTAG
- a CDS encoding GntR family transcriptional regulator has translation MALDPDDPRPPYVQVANALRAAILTRKFTAGDKLPSRNELAKTYNVAPMTVQNALRELREEGLIVSRQGSGVFVRERTERPVGLRPHIERAFEAQHVTIDFAGFSGETLHGAMAEPLDKIRIGRLRPESIHVRLLLPDPRQPWSLPVTVEDQADSPGFRQRAEEIMRRHTLAIVDSVTELAGLGLVQEATAEIRVHPAAPLFKLYLINEEEAFFGFYPVREHVITFGGETQAMYDLMGKDAILFHHSANDDDTSTGSQYVDQAKTWFTSMWTTVAKEYQR, from the coding sequence ATGGCGCTGGATCCAGACGACCCGCGTCCGCCATATGTGCAGGTGGCCAACGCCCTGCGAGCGGCCATCCTCACCCGCAAGTTCACCGCCGGGGACAAGCTGCCGTCGCGGAACGAGCTGGCCAAGACCTACAACGTCGCCCCGATGACCGTGCAGAACGCCCTGCGCGAGCTGCGCGAAGAAGGGCTGATCGTCTCTCGACAGGGCAGCGGCGTCTTCGTCCGAGAGCGCACCGAACGCCCCGTTGGCCTGCGCCCGCACATCGAACGCGCCTTCGAGGCCCAGCACGTCACGATCGACTTCGCCGGGTTCTCCGGCGAGACTCTGCACGGAGCGATGGCCGAACCGCTGGACAAGATCCGAATCGGCCGGCTGCGCCCCGAGTCGATCCATGTGCGCCTGCTGCTGCCCGACCCGCGCCAGCCCTGGAGCCTGCCGGTCACCGTCGAGGACCAGGCCGACAGCCCCGGCTTCCGCCAGCGCGCCGAAGAGATCATGCGCCGCCACACCCTGGCCATCGTCGATTCCGTCACCGAACTGGCCGGACTTGGCCTGGTCCAGGAAGCCACCGCGGAAATCCGGGTCCACCCCGCCGCGCCGCTGTTCAAGCTCTACCTGATCAACGAGGAAGAAGCCTTCTTCGGCTTCTACCCGGTCCGGGAGCACGTCATCACCTTCGGCGGCGAGACCCAAGCGATGTACGACCTGATGGGCAAGGACGCCATCCTGTTCCACCACTCCGCCAACGACGACGACACCTCGACGGGCAGTCAGTACGTCGACCAGGCAAAGACGTGGTTCACCAGCATGTGGACCACCGTCGCCAAGGAATACCAGCGGTGA
- a CDS encoding Fic family protein, protein MQPEQIQVTTFGHPRHQEDGDYWWFDPAPVPRDLTLDPETQLALSNADAALGRLSGVGGMLREPRLLMRPYAVREALASARIEGTQASLTDVFQAEASRTPTRERDIAEVSAHVDALERGFEIASEQLSVKVLCEVHRILMEPDRATKPGESIRSDPVWLGSPTQRPETAIFVPPVGDALNRALADWEDYLENPPRVPALIRAALLHYQFLTIHPFVDGNGRTGRMLVLLFLRQQEILSVPLLYVSPYFANRRREYYDRLQAVRERGEIQQWLQFFLTAVAAQADDGVLRSRELLGLRERYRAELAGTRSRAIEVVETLFMNPIVTSSLIRKQLGVTNQGALNLIRSLASRGWLTELGVHGKGGGTLWLANEVFAAIAGDESGA, encoded by the coding sequence GTGCAACCTGAGCAGATCCAAGTGACTACTTTCGGTCACCCTCGACACCAAGAAGACGGTGACTACTGGTGGTTCGACCCTGCCCCGGTACCACGCGACCTCACCCTTGACCCCGAGACTCAGCTCGCCTTGTCGAACGCGGACGCCGCCCTCGGCCGCCTCTCAGGCGTTGGCGGCATGCTCCGCGAGCCACGCTTGCTGATGCGCCCCTATGCCGTCCGCGAAGCCCTGGCCAGTGCACGCATCGAAGGCACCCAAGCCAGCCTTACCGACGTCTTCCAAGCGGAAGCCAGTCGCACGCCCACACGTGAACGGGATATCGCGGAAGTGTCGGCTCATGTGGACGCCCTTGAGCGAGGATTCGAAATAGCCTCCGAGCAGCTAAGCGTCAAAGTCTTATGTGAAGTCCATAGGATTCTAATGGAGCCTGACCGAGCAACTAAACCTGGAGAATCGATTCGATCGGACCCAGTTTGGCTTGGGTCTCCAACTCAAAGACCAGAGACTGCTATTTTTGTTCCGCCGGTAGGAGACGCGCTAAATCGAGCACTGGCCGACTGGGAAGACTACCTAGAGAACCCACCCCGAGTGCCCGCTCTAATTCGCGCAGCGTTGTTGCACTACCAGTTCCTGACCATACACCCGTTCGTTGATGGCAACGGCCGCACTGGAAGGATGCTGGTCCTTCTCTTCCTGCGTCAGCAGGAGATCCTGTCGGTACCACTGCTCTACGTAAGCCCCTACTTCGCCAACCGAAGGCGAGAGTATTACGACCGACTGCAGGCGGTCCGCGAACGTGGCGAGATTCAACAATGGCTACAGTTCTTCCTAACCGCTGTTGCCGCCCAAGCAGACGACGGAGTTCTACGATCTCGCGAGCTACTCGGCTTACGTGAGCGATACAGAGCCGAACTAGCAGGGACCCGAAGTCGTGCCATCGAGGTAGTAGAGACACTATTCATGAACCCGATAGTTACATCATCACTAATACGTAAGCAGCTTGGCGTAACCAATCAAGGAGCCTTGAATCTGATTCGCAGCCTGGCATCACGTGGCTGGCTCACGGAACTTGGAGTGCACGGCAAAGGTGGGGGCACTCTCTGGCTGGCGAACGAAGTATTTGCCGCAATCGCGGGCGATGAAAGCGGAGCCTAG